The genomic segment CACGTCGTCCCGCTCAGGTGCCCCATCAGCCAGTAGACGACGCGGCGGAGGCTCCACCCGCTCTGGAGCATCATGAAGGAGATGACCGCGCCGAGGAACGTCTGGACGGCGACGCCCGCGAGGAGGAGCGTCGCCGTCGGCGTGTGCCCATCGCGCGTGGCCAGCAGGTAGACGCCGAAGCCGGTGAGCACCGAGGAGACGAACGCCGCCCCCTGCAGTTCGAGTCCGAACGGGAGGGCGAGCGGAAAGACGATGGTTGCGACGGCGCCGACGGCCGCGCCCGAGGAGATGCCGATGATGGAGGGGTCCGCCATCGGGTTGCGGAAGAACCCCTGCATCACGACGCCCGCGGTGGCGAGGGCGAACCCGACGAGGGCGGCGAGCAGAATCCGCGGCAGACGCACGTTGACGACGATGACGCGGTGCGCCTCCGACACCGCGGGGACCACCGCGGGCAGGAGTTCCGCGACGACGGCCCGCGTCACCGTCGCGGGCGGGATGGAGACGGCGCCGACGCCGGCGCTCCCGAGGACGACGGCGACGAGGAGGACGCTCAGGCCGCCCGACCACGCGACGACCCGCGTTCTGACGCTCATGGTTCGTTATCCAATCCAACTTGGATTAGGTAAATACTTGTTGCAATAGTCGCACGGTTGGGCCACATGCGACGCAGCACACTCACGCTCGTGACGCTTCTCCTGGTCGTCGCCGCCCCCCTGGCGGGCGCGACGACGGTCGGAGCGGCGTCGGCACAGGCAGACTCGTGTACGTTTCCCTACTCCGCGACGGACGCGACCGGAACCGAGGTGACGGTGGACTCGGACCCCGAACGCGTCGTCACGCTGAGTCCGAGCGCGGCCCAGACGATGTGGGAGCTAGGGGCGTCGGACGAGGTGGTCGGCGTCTCGCAGTACGCCGCCTACCTCGACGGCGCGGACGAGAAGGCGAACGTCTCGGGCGGCGGCGGTCCGAGCGTCGAACGCGTGCTGGCCGCGAACCCGGACCTCGTCCTCGTCCCGAACTCCACCTACGGGTTCGCCCGGGACCGCGTCGAGCAGATTCGCGCGCAGGGCGTCCCCGTGTTCGTCTTCGGCGCGGGCACGTCCCTGTCGTTCGTCGCGGACAAGACCGAACAGATCGGCCGCCTCACCGGCAACTGCGAGGCGGGGCGCGAGTCGGCGGCAGAGATTCGCACGTCCGTCGACCAGATGCGCGAGGTCCTCGCGGACGAGGAGAAGCCCGTCGGTCTCAACTACTTCTACGGCTACACCTCCGGCGCGAACACGTTCATCGGCGACGTGATGACCACGGGCGGCCTGCGGAACGGGGCCGCGGAGGCCAACATCACGGGCTTCGCGCAGGTGAACACCGAGACGGTGGTCGAGATGAACCCCGAGTACGTCGTCGTCCCCTCCGGCGCGTCCGTCCCGAGCACGGCGGCGTGGAACAGCACCACCGCCGTACAGGAGGGTAACGTCGTCGCGGTGAACGAGAACTACCTCCAGCAACCCGCGCCGCGGTCGGTCGACGCCGCCGAGACCATCATGCAGGCGGTCCACCCCGAGGCGTTCGAGGAGTACCGGGCGATGCAGACCCAGTCGAACGCGACGGCGACGGCGGCCGAGACGGAGATGGCCACCACGACGGGCGACGCGCCCGAGACGACGGCGCAGGCGACGACGACGGTGGCCGTCGACGACACGCCCGCGGCGTCGCAGACGGCCACGGGGACGAGTACGCCCGGATTCGGCGTGCTCCTCACGTTCGTCTCCCTCCTCGCGACGGCCCTGCTGGCGACGCGTCGCTGAACGCGGGAACGGCCGCACCGAGACGCGACACTCTCGTCTGTCGACGGGTCCGTACCGTCTTGTCGCGGCGGCCGAATCGGGAGACATGGACGTTGGAATCCTCGGCACCGGGAGCGTCGGGACCGCACTCGCGACCGGACTCGCGGCGGCCGGTCACGACGTCGTCGTCGGGTCGCGCGACCCCGAGTCGAACCGAATCGAGGGCGTCACGGTCGTCTCGCAGCGTGCGGCGGCCGAACGGGGCGTCGTCGTCCTCGCACTACCGGCCGGCGCGGTCGTCGACGTCGCGTGCGAACTCCGAGACGCACTCGCCGGAAAAACGGTCCTCGACGCGGCGAACGAGTACCCGACCGCTCGGGGAGACGGCTCCCTCGCCGAACGCGTCGCCGACGCCGCGCCCGAGGCGCGCGTCGTGAAGGCGTTCAACACCATCGGGGCGAACCGCATGACGGACCCGGTGGTGGCCGGCGACCCGGCGACCATGTTCGTCGCGGGCGACGACGCCGACGCCGTCGCGGCGGCCGAGACGCTGGCGGCAGACCTCGGCTTCGACCCGGTGGCGGCGGGGGACCTGACGGCGGCGGTCCATCTGGAACACCTCGCGCGGTTCTGGATCCACCTCAGTCGGGAGTACGGCCGCGACGTGGCCGTCCGCTTCCTCCGGGAGGGCGACGGACGGACCTGAGGACGAAGCGACGCGCGTCGCTCTCGGCGTCGCTCCGACGACGAGCGCGGACCACAACCGTATTACGGGCGCGTCGCGGTCGTTCGACTATGGCTGTGGAGAACGTCATCTGGCCCCGCTATCTCGACGCGTCGACGTCGCGGTCGGCGGGCCGACGCGTGCCGCTCGGAGACGCCGTCGAGGAACCGACCGTGGACGAGATAGCCGAAGCGGTCCAGCAGATCGGCTACGACGCCGTCATCGAACGCGACGTGAGACACCCGCAGGAGTGGGACGCGCGCGGCCGCGTCGTCGTCAAGGGAGCCGACGACTCGACGAAGAACGACCTCGTCCAGGCCGTCGCCGCCTACGTCGGCATCCTCCGGGACTGATGGCGATGCAGCGAGTGGGGACCGTCTCGCGGACCGCACAGAACCTCGCCATCGCCCGCTGTGAGGGTGCTGAACACCCGGACATCGGACGCGAAGTGGTCGACGAGTCGCTCTCGTCGGTCGGCCGCGTCGTGGACGTGTTCGGCCCCGTCTCCCGACCGTACGTGGCCATCACCACCTCTGGTAACCCCGCGTCGCTGGTCGGCGAGAAGCTCTACGCGCGCTGAAACACAACCCCCATAGCCTCCCCACCAGAACGTCCGCCCATGCGAACACGCGTCGCCTTCGGCATCGGCCTCGCTACG from the Halogeometricum rufum genome contains:
- a CDS encoding PGF-CTERM-anchored ABC transporter substrate-binding protein; this encodes MRRSTLTLVTLLLVVAAPLAGATTVGAASAQADSCTFPYSATDATGTEVTVDSDPERVVTLSPSAAQTMWELGASDEVVGVSQYAAYLDGADEKANVSGGGGPSVERVLAANPDLVLVPNSTYGFARDRVEQIRAQGVPVFVFGAGTSLSFVADKTEQIGRLTGNCEAGRESAAEIRTSVDQMREVLADEEKPVGLNYFYGYTSGANTFIGDVMTTGGLRNGAAEANITGFAQVNTETVVEMNPEYVVVPSGASVPSTAAWNSTTAVQEGNVVAVNENYLQQPAPRSVDAAETIMQAVHPEAFEEYRAMQTQSNATATAAETEMATTTGDAPETTAQATTTVAVDDTPAASQTATGTSTPGFGVLLTFVSLLATALLATRR
- the btuC gene encoding vitamin B12 ABC transporter permease BtuC, which codes for MSVRTRVVAWSGGLSVLLVAVVLGSAGVGAVSIPPATVTRAVVAELLPAVVPAVSEAHRVIVVNVRLPRILLAALVGFALATAGVVMQGFFRNPMADPSIIGISSGAAVGAVATIVFPLALPFGLELQGAAFVSSVLTGFGVYLLATRDGHTPTATLLLAGVAVQTFLGAVISFMMLQSGWSLRRVVYWLMGHLSGTTWGEVGVVAAILPPLFLVLLGYANDMNVLLLGEADAHSLGIEVERTKRVLLAVSSVVTAAAVAVSGVIGFVGLVVPHAMRLLVGPDHRVLLPTSALAGASFLVATDTLARSGATEIPVGIVTAAIGAPFFLYLLRTREVHRL
- a CDS encoding H/ACA ribonucleoprotein complex subunit GAR1; amino-acid sequence: MQRVGTVSRTAQNLAIARCEGAEHPDIGREVVDESLSSVGRVVDVFGPVSRPYVAITTSGNPASLVGEKLYAR
- a CDS encoding NADPH-dependent F420 reductase → MDVGILGTGSVGTALATGLAAAGHDVVVGSRDPESNRIEGVTVVSQRAAAERGVVVLALPAGAVVDVACELRDALAGKTVLDAANEYPTARGDGSLAERVADAAPEARVVKAFNTIGANRMTDPVVAGDPATMFVAGDDADAVAAAETLAADLGFDPVAAGDLTAAVHLEHLARFWIHLSREYGRDVAVRFLREGDGRT
- the srp19 gene encoding signal recognition particle subunit SRP19, whose protein sequence is MAVENVIWPRYLDASTSRSAGRRVPLGDAVEEPTVDEIAEAVQQIGYDAVIERDVRHPQEWDARGRVVVKGADDSTKNDLVQAVAAYVGILRD